A DNA window from Mastacembelus armatus chromosome 11, fMasArm1.2, whole genome shotgun sequence contains the following coding sequences:
- the LOC113126014 gene encoding major histocompatibility complex class I-related gene protein-like: MKTLLLLFVFCHVSSPVTHTLRFFFTASSGIPNFPEVMGVAKVNDTEAGYCDNNGNFKVKQDWVENIFNDDPRQLQWYRTRCFEIETKSLKTRINSLKRRLNQSEGVHILQRITGCDWDDEKGDVVGFNQFGYDGEDFISLDLETQTWIAAKPQAVTTKLTWDADRDRIKRNEIDLTQVYPTWLKTYVEYGKDFLMRTDLPSVSLLQKTPSSPVSCHATGFYPDKADLFWRKDGEQLHEDVDHGEILPNKDGTFQMRVDLNLSSVRPEDWSRYDCVFQLSGVKNHIVTKLDKDQIRTNWETSSITTILIIISLVVLVLVLIAAVGFMVSRKKQAFHI, encoded by the exons ATGAAaacgttgttgttgttgtttgtcttcTGTCATGTTTCATCACCAG tgacacacaccCTGAGGTTTTTCTTCACTGCATCTTCTGGAATCCCAAACTTTCCTGAAGTTATGGGTGTTGCAAAAGTTAATGACACTGAGGCAGGATATTGTGATAATAATGgaaatttcaaagtaaaacaggaCTGGGTAGAAAATATATTCAATGATGATCCTCGGCAGCTGCAGTGGTACCGTACGCGGTGTTTTGAGATTGAAACTAAATCATTAAAAACCAGGATCAATAGTTTGAAGCGTCGCTTGAACCAAAGTGAAG GTGTCCACATTTTGCAGAGGATAACTGGCTGTGACTGGGATGATGAGAAAGGAGACGTTGTTGGTTTTAATCAGTTTGGTTACGATGGAGAAGATTTTATATCACTGGACCTGGAGACACAGACATGGATCGCTGCTAAACCACAGGCTGTTACCACCAAACTGACATGGGATGCTGACAGAGATAGAATTAAACGCAATGAGATAGACCTCACTCAGGTTTATCCCACATGGCTGAAGACGTATGTGGAGTATGGGAAAGACTTCCTAATGAGAACAG ACCTCCCCTCAGTGTCTCTCCTCCAGAAGACCCCCTCCTCTCCAGTCAGCTGCCACGCTACAGGTTTCTACCCTGACAAAGCTGACCTGTTCTGGAGGAAagatggagagcagcttcaTGAGGACGTGGACCACGGAGAGATCCTCCCCAACAAGGACGGGACCTTCCAGATGAGGGTTGACCTGAACCTTTCATCAGTCAGACCTGAAGACTGGAGCAGGTAcgactgtgtgtttcagctctcTGGAGTTAAGAACCACATCGTCACCAAACTGGACAAAGACCAGATCAGGACCAACTGGG AGACGTCCAGTATCACgaccatcctcatcatcataTCACTGGTTGTTCTTGTTCTCGTCCTCATCGCTGCTGTCGGATTCATGGTTTCCAGAAAGAAAcaag CCTTCCATATATAA